Proteins encoded together in one Rhizobacter sp. J219 window:
- a CDS encoding YafY family protein produces MRRADRLFQIVQIIRGRRLSTAQFLAERLEVSERTVYRDIAELMTQGVPIEGEAGVGYRMRTGFDLPPLMFTHEEAQALVASVRIAQPRLDASLAAQAENALSKILAVLPAAARAAAETLAVYAPPVEFDPVTRMRLEPLRLAAEGRRKVRLSYLDLKDVASERTVRPLGCFYWGAVWTLAAWCEVREEFRNFRIDRIRELEVLSAFRDEPGKTLPDFFRQAEASAAHRPARNTLS; encoded by the coding sequence ATGCGACGCGCAGACCGACTCTTCCAGATCGTGCAGATCATCCGTGGCCGGCGCCTGTCGACCGCGCAGTTCCTGGCCGAGCGCCTGGAGGTGTCGGAACGCACCGTGTACCGCGACATCGCCGAGCTGATGACGCAAGGGGTGCCCATCGAGGGCGAGGCCGGTGTCGGCTACCGCATGCGCACCGGCTTCGACCTCCCGCCGCTCATGTTCACCCACGAAGAAGCGCAGGCGCTGGTCGCCTCGGTGCGCATCGCCCAGCCGCGGCTCGATGCCTCGCTCGCCGCGCAGGCGGAGAACGCGCTGTCGAAGATCCTCGCCGTGCTGCCGGCCGCCGCACGTGCCGCCGCCGAGACGCTCGCGGTCTACGCGCCGCCGGTCGAGTTCGACCCGGTGACCCGCATGCGGCTGGAGCCGCTGCGCCTGGCCGCCGAAGGGCGACGCAAGGTGCGGCTCTCCTACCTCGACCTGAAAGACGTGGCCAGCGAGCGCACGGTGCGCCCGCTCGGCTGCTTCTACTGGGGCGCGGTGTGGACGCTCGCCGCCTGGTGCGAGGTGCGCGAGGAGTTCCGCAACTTCCGCATCGACCGCATCCGCGAGCTGGAGGTGCTGAGCGCCTTCCGCGACGAACCCGGCAAGACGTTGCCCGATTTCTTCCGCCAGGCCGAGGCCTCGGCGGCTCACCGGCCGGCGCGCAACACCCTCAGTTGA
- a CDS encoding transglutaminase-like cysteine peptidase, which translates to MLRRTFAFGAAGCACAGWALPARATDPLPAAAERFEQLAEALRQLAPAERCVAVNEQVNQLLAYTHDFASCGRRDCWQTPAETLAAGRGDCEDYAITKYFLLGACTDGGCPRLVYARWTPADRPQDRPHEPVAHVVVIADAQAGDPIVLDCVDPLLQGLSRRPDLRPVFSFDAGGLWRGATGERVGDAPQRLWPWRGVLERWARQQRGLN; encoded by the coding sequence ATGCTGCGAAGAACCTTTGCTTTCGGTGCCGCCGGCTGTGCCTGTGCCGGATGGGCGCTGCCTGCCCGCGCCACCGACCCCCTGCCCGCCGCGGCCGAGCGCTTTGAGCAGCTGGCCGAGGCGCTGCGGCAGTTGGCGCCTGCCGAGCGCTGCGTGGCGGTGAACGAGCAGGTCAACCAGCTGCTGGCCTACACCCACGACTTCGCCTCCTGCGGCCGTCGCGACTGCTGGCAGACCCCGGCCGAGACGCTGGCCGCGGGGCGGGGCGATTGCGAGGACTACGCCATCACCAAGTACTTCCTGCTCGGCGCCTGCACCGACGGTGGCTGCCCGCGGCTCGTCTACGCACGCTGGACGCCGGCCGATCGTCCGCAGGATCGTCCGCACGAGCCCGTGGCCCACGTGGTGGTGATCGCCGACGCGCAAGCCGGCGACCCGATCGTGCTCGATTGTGTCGACCCGCTGCTGCAGGGCTTGTCGCGCCGACCCGACCTGCGCCCGGTGTTCAGCTTCGATGCCGGCGGCCTGTGGCGCGGCGCCACCGGCGAGCGGGTGGGCGACGCGCCGCAGCGCCTGTGGCCCTGGCGCGGCGTGCTGGAGCGCTGGGCCCGGCAGCAGCGCGGGCTCAACTGA